From one Bifidobacterium sp. WK012_4_13 genomic stretch:
- a CDS encoding aldo/keto reductase, whose product MMKYRYLGTTGVQVSALCLGTMMFGAWGKTSQTDVSRIVDAAFDSGINFMDTADIYSHGQSEEMLGTALKGKRDQVVLATKFFMPMSEDPNERGGSRRWIMREVEQSLKRLQTDHIDLYQMHRPSSDTDIDETLGALTDLIHQGKVLYAGSSSFAASQIVEAQWASQRNRHARFVTEQPPYSLLVRGIEQDVLPTIRRYGMGSLSYSPLDGGWLSGKWRKNSASAPTSSARPSARFDMSSKDNLRKLDMVERLAQLAEESHMTLIEMAIAFVINHPGITAAIVGPRTLEQLNSYMPAVDVTLSDEILDRIDDIVKPGVTVNPDDNSYGDHELTATERRR is encoded by the coding sequence ATGATGAAATATCGATATTTAGGCACGACGGGAGTACAGGTAAGCGCACTGTGCCTAGGAACCATGATGTTCGGGGCATGGGGCAAGACCAGCCAGACTGATGTGTCGAGGATCGTGGATGCGGCTTTTGACTCTGGCATCAACTTCATGGACACGGCTGATATCTACTCGCATGGCCAGTCTGAGGAGATGTTGGGTACCGCCTTGAAGGGGAAGCGGGATCAGGTGGTGCTCGCCACGAAGTTCTTCATGCCGATGAGTGAAGACCCTAATGAACGGGGTGGTTCGCGCCGGTGGATTATGCGTGAGGTTGAGCAATCCCTGAAACGCCTGCAGACCGATCACATTGACCTGTATCAGATGCACAGGCCGAGCTCGGATACGGATATCGACGAAACGCTGGGGGCATTGACCGATCTCATCCATCAGGGGAAGGTGCTGTATGCTGGTTCTTCGTCATTTGCAGCCTCACAGATCGTCGAGGCGCAATGGGCCTCTCAGCGTAATAGGCATGCACGCTTCGTGACCGAGCAACCCCCATATTCGTTGCTTGTCAGGGGGATTGAGCAGGATGTGCTACCGACCATTCGTCGTTATGGGATGGGGAGTCTCTCATACAGCCCTCTTGATGGAGGTTGGCTTTCGGGAAAATGGCGGAAGAACTCAGCTTCTGCGCCGACCTCCTCGGCACGCCCGAGTGCCCGGTTCGATATGAGTTCCAAGGATAATCTGCGCAAGCTGGACATGGTTGAACGGTTGGCGCAGCTTGCAGAAGAATCCCACATGACATTGATTGAGATGGCCATAGCGTTTGTTATCAATCATCCTGGAATAACCGCGGCGATAGTGGGCCCCAGAACGCTGGAACAGCTCAATTCCTACATGCCTGCCGTGGATGTCACATTGTCTGATGAGATTCTGGATCGCATAGATGACATCGTGAAACCCGGTGTGACCGTGAATCCTGATGACAACAGCTATGGGGATCACGAGCTTACGGCAACCGAGCGCAGAAGGTAA
- a CDS encoding NAD(P)H-binding protein — MRVLILGAAGRVPSFLIPMLLERTDNDLVLFARRAANRIVNPDTQRVSIVEGDFGSKSDLLPALQGVEAVYLNEMGDPDSVANVVETLQESRVNRLIGSTVLGIYHEVQGKFGAWNTAMVGGSLQRYMAAAAMVENSSLNYTLLRLTWLYDQTGNTSYGLTRKGELFKGAQVTRQAVAQLIMDILTDGTHGFDRASLGVGEPGTDFDKPSFY; from the coding sequence ATGAGAGTTTTGATACTAGGGGCGGCAGGCCGCGTGCCATCGTTCCTCATACCTATGCTTTTGGAACGGACCGATAACGATCTTGTATTATTCGCTCGTAGAGCTGCAAATAGAATTGTGAATCCTGATACGCAACGTGTCTCTATCGTGGAAGGTGATTTCGGTAGCAAAAGCGATTTACTGCCTGCGTTACAAGGCGTGGAGGCGGTCTATCTCAACGAGATGGGCGACCCGGACTCAGTCGCTAATGTGGTTGAGACACTCCAGGAATCAAGAGTGAATCGTTTGATTGGAAGCACAGTGCTGGGTATCTACCACGAAGTGCAAGGAAAATTTGGGGCATGGAATACTGCAATGGTCGGTGGGTCTTTGCAACGGTACATGGCAGCTGCAGCGATGGTGGAGAATTCCTCATTGAATTACACGCTTCTCAGACTCACATGGCTGTATGACCAGACCGGGAACACGTCTTATGGCCTGACACGCAAGGGCGAACTCTTCAAAGGCGCGCAGGTGACCAGACAGGCGGTGGCTCAACTGATCATGGATATCTTGACCGACGGGACTCATGGTTTCGACAGGGCGAGCCTTGGAGTAGGCGAACCAGGCACTGATTTTGACAAGCCTTCGTTCTACTGA
- a CDS encoding carboxymuconolactone decarboxylase family protein, with product MKKQTAGRDILGEIAPTFAELNDDVLFGEVWARESQMSVHDRSVITCASLMSQGLFPQLESHLKLAKANGVSREEIVGMTTQLAFYAGWPKAWSTFSLIAGVYGDENGDELVDLPDHGIFPLGEAIEGPNFTGTAWLHMMTDSSASVSAGNVTFAPGCINRWHSHPEGQLLLVTAGHGWEQQEGRTARRLEAGDVVFCPANVKHWHGATKDSSFTHIAVTPVQPGQKAADWFDFPDLDGGNALE from the coding sequence ATGAAAAAACAAACAGCAGGCCGGGACATTCTGGGCGAGATCGCTCCGACCTTCGCAGAACTCAATGATGATGTGCTTTTTGGTGAGGTCTGGGCACGCGAGAGCCAAATGTCTGTCCACGATCGCAGTGTGATCACATGCGCAAGTCTGATGTCGCAGGGTCTGTTTCCGCAACTCGAATCGCATCTGAAGCTAGCCAAGGCGAACGGTGTGAGCAGGGAAGAGATTGTGGGGATGACCACGCAGCTTGCCTTTTATGCCGGTTGGCCGAAAGCATGGTCGACGTTTTCTCTGATTGCCGGCGTATATGGCGATGAGAATGGTGATGAGTTGGTTGATTTGCCTGATCATGGCATCTTTCCACTCGGGGAGGCCATCGAGGGGCCGAACTTCACGGGAACGGCATGGTTGCACATGATGACCGATTCCTCCGCATCTGTGTCCGCGGGCAACGTCACCTTCGCTCCGGGGTGCATCAACCGTTGGCATTCGCACCCGGAAGGCCAGCTCCTTCTTGTCACGGCAGGGCATGGATGGGAGCAACAAGAGGGCAGGACAGCCCGCAGACTTGAAGCGGGTGATGTGGTGTTCTGCCCCGCGAATGTGAAACACTGGCATGGCGCCACGAAGGACTCGTCGTTCACACACATTGCGGTCACTCCTGTCCAGCCCGGACAGAAAGCCGCCGACTGGTTTGATTTCCCAGATCTCGATGGCGGCAACGCTTTGGAATGA
- a CDS encoding NAD(P)H-binding protein: MSNVLILGANGQIARLVRKRLLADTDAQLTLYLRNSRRLGNIDPRREKIVDADVNDGEALQNAISGQDLIYANLGGEFEPMARKVVDAMEHDEVSRLIWVTGLGLYHEVPGEFGRWVDESIGSEIMEDTRRAARIIESSPLDATIIRAAYMNNDPTVDYELTHKGEPFKGTVVSRSSIADLIVHIITDPTLYSNESLGIAQPGTDGNRPW, translated from the coding sequence ATGAGCAATGTTTTGATTCTCGGTGCCAACGGTCAGATAGCAAGGCTGGTGAGAAAACGGCTGCTCGCCGATACCGATGCCCAGTTGACACTGTATTTGCGAAACTCCCGACGACTGGGAAACATTGACCCACGGCGAGAAAAGATAGTGGATGCTGATGTCAATGATGGTGAAGCCTTGCAGAATGCCATTTCCGGACAGGATTTGATATATGCAAATCTGGGTGGTGAGTTCGAGCCAATGGCACGCAAGGTTGTTGATGCCATGGAACATGACGAGGTGAGCCGGCTGATTTGGGTGACCGGGTTGGGGCTTTACCATGAGGTTCCTGGTGAGTTCGGGCGATGGGTCGATGAATCCATAGGGTCTGAAATCATGGAGGACACTCGACGAGCAGCACGGATTATCGAGTCGTCGCCTTTGGATGCGACCATCATCCGTGCCGCGTATATGAACAATGATCCCACGGTAGATTACGAGCTCACCCATAAGGGCGAGCCATTCAAAGGCACCGTGGTCTCACGGTCAAGCATCGCCGATCTGATCGTGCACATCATCACTGATCCCACGCTTTATTCAAACGAGAGCCTAGGAATCGCACAACCTGGAACTGACGGTAACCGGCCTTGGTGA
- a CDS encoding helix-turn-helix transcriptional regulator — protein MKSVSDVKQQVKEFLSSRRARISPGDAGLPAYGGNRRVPGLRREEVAMLSGVSVDYYIRLERGNIGGASDKILDAIANTLRLDDAEREYLFDLARSVTSRGKRSVGGKHELQRSVRQVLDAITDTPAWVRNGRHDIIASNALGAALYAPVFSDARRPVNTTRFTYLNPAAKQFWRDYDVIAHDAAAMLRLEAGRHPHDAELIALIGELSTGSELFRREWALQDVKFHRSGVKRIHHPVVGDLELDFESMELPSAPGLVLNVYTAPANSPTADALRLLSSWVASQEEVRKPAAIEQEGMMPKEGQQ, from the coding sequence ATGAAGTCTGTGTCGGATGTGAAACAGCAGGTGAAGGAGTTTCTCAGTTCTAGGCGTGCTCGAATTTCACCTGGTGACGCCGGGCTGCCAGCTTATGGAGGCAATCGTAGGGTACCTGGTTTGCGTCGCGAGGAAGTGGCGATGCTGTCGGGTGTTTCCGTGGATTATTATATCCGTCTTGAACGGGGGAATATTGGTGGGGCGTCTGATAAGATCTTGGATGCGATAGCCAATACCTTAAGACTCGATGATGCGGAACGCGAGTATCTTTTTGATCTTGCCCGCTCGGTGACATCCAGAGGTAAACGTTCCGTTGGCGGTAAGCATGAGCTTCAACGCTCGGTTCGCCAGGTTTTGGATGCCATCACCGATACGCCGGCATGGGTTCGCAATGGCAGACACGACATCATCGCATCGAACGCCTTGGGTGCTGCCCTCTACGCGCCGGTGTTCTCTGATGCTCGACGACCGGTGAATACCACCAGATTTACATACCTCAATCCGGCAGCAAAACAGTTTTGGCGTGACTATGACGTTATTGCTCACGATGCGGCAGCGATGCTGCGTCTTGAGGCTGGACGTCATCCACATGACGCGGAGCTCATCGCTCTCATTGGCGAGTTGTCAACCGGCAGTGAATTATTCAGGCGCGAGTGGGCATTGCAGGATGTCAAATTCCACCGTAGTGGTGTCAAACGGATACATCATCCTGTGGTGGGAGATCTCGAATTGGATTTTGAATCCATGGAACTGCCGAGTGCGCCGGGTTTGGTGCTTAATGTGTACACTGCACCGGCGAATTCGCCTACCGCGGACGCCTTGAGACTCTTGTCTTCGTGGGTGGCGTCGCAGGAGGAGGTCAGGAAGCCCGCTGCTATAGAGCAAGAAGGAATGATGCCAAAGGAAGGCCAGCAATGA